The Winogradskyella schleiferi genome has a window encoding:
- the dapF gene encoding diaminopimelate epimerase, giving the protein MKMTFYKYQGTGNDFIIVDNRLQTINKNDTKRIEQLCDRRFGIGADGFILLENDERTDFKMVYYNADGNQSSMCGNGGRCIVAFAKFLGIIENEAEFMAIDGLHKAKIENETVHLQMQDVLEIQTFEKHHFLDTGSPHHVQMVSGIADYNVKAKGSEIRYGRPYNDVGSNVNFVEQLAKDNFAVRTYERGVEDETFSCGTGVTAVAIAMHKAGKTESTSVSLKTPGGQLKVSFDSNDKGYHNIWLIGPAVQVFKGVIEW; this is encoded by the coding sequence ATGAAAATGACATTTTATAAATATCAAGGAACAGGTAACGATTTTATCATCGTAGATAACCGTTTACAGACTATAAACAAAAATGATACCAAGCGTATTGAGCAGTTATGCGACCGACGATTTGGCATAGGAGCAGATGGTTTTATTCTGTTGGAAAATGATGAGCGTACAGATTTTAAAATGGTCTATTATAATGCGGATGGTAATCAAAGCAGCATGTGTGGTAATGGAGGACGTTGTATTGTTGCTTTTGCTAAATTCTTAGGAATAATTGAGAATGAAGCCGAATTCATGGCTATTGACGGATTGCATAAAGCAAAGATTGAAAACGAAACCGTTCATTTGCAAATGCAAGATGTTTTAGAAATACAGACCTTTGAAAAGCATCATTTTTTAGATACAGGTTCGCCGCATCATGTGCAAATGGTTTCAGGTATAGCGGATTATAATGTGAAAGCTAAAGGTTCAGAAATTAGATACGGACGACCTTATAATGACGTTGGAAGTAATGTGAATTTTGTAGAACAACTAGCAAAAGATAATTTTGCAGTGAGAACTTATGAAAGAGGCGTGGAAGATGAAACGTTTTCTTGCGGAACAGGAGTTACAGCAGTGGCTATAGCTATGCATAAAGCTGGCAAAACTGAGAGCACTTCTGTAAGTTTGAAAACACCAGGAGGTCAACTTAAAGTTAGCTTTGATAGTAATGATAAAGGTTACCACAATATCTGGTTGATTGGACCAGCAGTACAAGTTTTTAAAGGCGTCATAGAATGGTAA
- the mltG gene encoding endolytic transglycosylase MltG, with the protein MYIKKILWAVALIGLVICGVFAYYIYNAMFAPNTNFNNEVAYIYVPTNADYAEVRSQLEPLLEDIDAFDALANQKKYTNNIKAGRFAISKGMNNNDIINSIRSKNLPLKIAFNNQHSLADLAGRISTQIEADSLQLITAMTNETFLSKNGFNKVTALGMYLPNSYEFFWNTSAETFRDRMLTEYNRFWTVSRKAKAKKLNLTPNEVITLASIVHEESKQADEQPRVAGVYLNRLRIGMPLQADPTLKFAAYQLPLYKNTIIRRVLNVHKSIDSPYNTYKNAGLPPGLIAMPDLSAIKAVLNPEKHSYLYFAADAKRLGYHKFAKTLGQHNNNAREYQRYLSSQGINK; encoded by the coding sequence ATGTACATTAAAAAAATTCTATGGGCAGTTGCTCTCATTGGTTTGGTGATTTGTGGCGTGTTTGCTTATTACATATATAACGCTATGTTTGCCCCAAACACAAATTTTAATAATGAAGTTGCCTACATTTATGTGCCAACTAATGCGGATTATGCAGAAGTCCGTTCACAATTAGAACCACTATTAGAAGATATTGATGCGTTTGACGCTTTGGCCAATCAGAAAAAATATACAAACAATATAAAAGCGGGACGTTTTGCCATTTCTAAAGGCATGAACAATAATGACATCATCAATTCCATAAGAAGTAAAAATCTTCCGTTGAAAATTGCATTCAACAATCAGCATAGTTTAGCAGATTTAGCTGGAAGAATAAGCACACAGATTGAAGCCGATAGTTTGCAATTAATAACGGCAATGACAAATGAAACGTTTTTATCTAAAAACGGTTTCAACAAAGTAACAGCTTTGGGTATGTATTTGCCAAATAGTTATGAGTTTTTCTGGAATACCTCTGCGGAAACCTTTAGGGATAGAATGTTAACAGAGTACAACCGATTCTGGACAGTTTCCAGAAAAGCTAAAGCCAAAAAACTCAATTTAACACCTAATGAAGTCATAACCTTAGCATCAATTGTACACGAGGAATCCAAGCAAGCCGATGAGCAACCGAGAGTTGCTGGCGTGTATCTCAATAGATTGCGAATCGGTATGCCGTTACAAGCCGACCCAACATTGAAGTTTGCAGCTTATCAATTGCCTTTATATAAAAATACCATTATAAGACGTGTTTTAAATGTACATAAAAGTATTGATTCTCCATACAATACCTATAAAAATGCAGGATTACCTCCAGGACTAATTGCGATGCCAGATTTATCGGCAATTAAAGCTGTGTTAAATCCTGAAAAACACAGCTACCTTTATTTTGCTGCTGATGCCAAACGTTTGGGTTATCACAAATTTGCCAAAACATTAGGTCA
- a CDS encoding GNAT family N-acetyltransferase — translation MVSLKGKHIHLRALEPEDLEFVYSIENDTSLWHLSDTQTPYSRFVIKQYLENAQQDIFEAKQLRLAICNSKNDIIGLIDVFDFDIKNKHAGIGILIQDAGNRNLGFGKEALNLLINYCFQTLHLHQVYANISEDNLASLNLFEANGFKKIGLKKEWRFNGKNFTNEYLLQRIND, via the coding sequence ATGGTAAGCCTAAAAGGAAAACATATTCATTTAAGAGCTTTGGAACCTGAGGATTTAGAGTTTGTTTATAGCATTGAGAATGACACATCACTTTGGCACTTAAGCGATACGCAGACACCATATTCCAGATTTGTAATTAAACAATATCTCGAAAATGCACAGCAAGATATTTTTGAAGCGAAACAATTACGTTTGGCAATTTGTAATTCAAAAAATGATATTATAGGTTTGATTGATGTTTTTGATTTCGATATTAAAAATAAACATGCTGGTATTGGAATCCTGATTCAAGATGCAGGCAATCGAAATCTGGGTTTTGGTAAAGAAGCCTTGAATTTATTAATAAATTATTGTTTTCAAACGTTGCATTTACATCAAGTTTATGCTAATATTTCAGAAGATAATTTAGCCAGTTTAAATTTGTTCGAAGCTAATGGTTTCAAAAAAATAGGATTAAAAAAAGAGTGGCGTTTCAATGGAAAGAACTTCACTAATGAATATCTATTACAACGAATTAACGATTAA